From Pseudobdellovibrio exovorus JSS, a single genomic window includes:
- the pilM gene encoding type IV pilus assembly protein PilM, producing the protein MFFTSKKIIGIDIGSSSIKLAEVSQNSKGVVLENFAVIPSPQQAINNGEITDTILVAESIRTAFKEHGFKNKSASVGLSGTAVIIKKISIPKVDPKKLREQIRYEASQYLPFDVSQVTIEHHVLSFTSQPDNMDILVIAAQNEFILNYLSSVNQAGLKCGILDVNSLALANVFELNYGRMNEPIALFNFGSNITNFLVLLQGEVIFSRDIPVGGFHFTNEISKNMGVTFDEAETLKISQSAQQEVPEETRTFMNMALDYVTEEIRNSIDFYTATAQGHIINKAYFTGGASLTAGLIDHLADVLKLPFEVMNPYNAIKAGNKKFSSEYLQQISPFVSIVCGLAMRKPGEK; encoded by the coding sequence ATGTTTTTTACATCCAAGAAGATTATTGGAATCGATATCGGTTCCAGCTCTATTAAATTAGCCGAAGTGAGCCAAAACTCAAAGGGCGTCGTATTAGAGAACTTTGCTGTTATCCCATCCCCTCAACAAGCCATTAATAATGGTGAAATTACAGATACAATCCTTGTGGCGGAAAGCATCAGAACAGCCTTTAAAGAACATGGATTTAAGAATAAGAGTGCCTCTGTGGGCTTGTCGGGAACAGCTGTTATTATCAAAAAAATTAGTATTCCCAAAGTCGATCCTAAAAAACTGCGCGAGCAAATTCGCTATGAGGCTTCTCAGTACCTGCCGTTTGATGTCAGTCAGGTAACGATTGAGCATCATGTGCTGTCTTTTACAAGTCAGCCGGACAATATGGATATCTTAGTTATTGCGGCTCAGAATGAATTTATTTTGAACTACTTAAGCTCAGTAAATCAGGCTGGTCTGAAATGTGGGATATTAGATGTAAATAGCTTGGCTTTAGCCAATGTATTCGAACTGAATTATGGACGCATGAATGAACCGATTGCGCTATTTAACTTCGGCTCCAATATCACTAATTTTCTAGTGCTTTTACAGGGCGAAGTGATCTTTTCGCGTGATATTCCGGTAGGTGGATTCCACTTTACGAATGAGATCAGTAAAAATATGGGTGTTACCTTTGATGAGGCTGAAACCCTAAAAATTTCTCAAAGTGCTCAGCAAGAAGTTCCTGAAGAGACGCGAACTTTTATGAATATGGCTCTGGACTATGTCACAGAGGAAATTCGCAACAGTATTGATTTCTACACGGCTACGGCGCAAGGGCACATCATCAATAAAGCGTATTTTACAGGTGGAGCGAGTTTAACAGCAGGATTGATTGATCATCTTGCCGATGTTCTTAAACTGCCATTTGAAGTGATGAATCCTTACAACGCGATTAAAGCGGGAAATAAAAAGTTTTCATCAGAATATTTGCAGCAGATATCTCCATTTGTCTCGATTGTTTGCGGTCTGGCGATGCGAAAGCCGGGTGAAAAATGA
- a CDS encoding ABC transporter ATP-binding protein: protein MTILEVRKLNKKFRTDFYKRPTQALKDVSFSIERGRFVGFIGPNGAGKSTTIKCLLELIFADSGEVLFFGEKFNLRHKAKIGFLPERPFFQEFLTGQEFLKLHWDLAQMPRKDFPKRVEEVLQLVKLAHAKDKKLKEYSKGMLQRIGIAQALICAPEFLILDEPMSGLDPDGRILIKQILRALKEQKTTVLMSTHLLEDVEEFCDDLLVIHSGVLEYSGEVKGLQKNYESLEEAYRHFKIALTENLNA, encoded by the coding sequence ATGACTATTCTAGAAGTTAGAAAACTGAACAAAAAATTCCGCACGGATTTTTATAAACGTCCGACTCAAGCTCTGAAAGATGTCTCTTTTAGTATTGAACGTGGTCGATTTGTAGGATTTATCGGACCCAATGGAGCCGGAAAATCAACGACGATTAAGTGTTTGCTCGAGCTTATTTTTGCAGACTCGGGTGAGGTATTATTTTTTGGTGAAAAGTTTAACTTACGCCATAAAGCTAAAATTGGTTTTTTACCTGAGCGTCCTTTCTTTCAAGAGTTTCTTACTGGGCAGGAGTTTCTGAAGCTTCACTGGGACCTAGCGCAGATGCCGCGTAAAGATTTCCCTAAGCGTGTTGAAGAAGTTCTTCAACTGGTGAAATTGGCCCATGCTAAAGATAAGAAATTAAAAGAGTATTCTAAGGGAATGCTACAGAGAATTGGAATTGCGCAGGCTCTGATCTGTGCACCAGAGTTTCTCATTTTAGATGAACCGATGTCGGGTCTTGATCCAGACGGACGAATTCTTATCAAACAAATTTTAAGAGCTTTAAAAGAACAGAAAACCACAGTGTTGATGAGTACACACTTACTGGAAGACGTAGAAGAGTTTTGCGATGATTTACTTGTGATTCACAGCGGAGTCTTAGAGTATTCGGGTGAAGTGAAAGGGTTACAGAAAAATTACGAGAGTCTTGAAGAAGCCTATCGCCATTTTAAGATCGCCTTAACAGAGAACTTAAACGCATGA
- a CDS encoding phosphate/phosphite/phosphonate ABC transporter substrate-binding protein codes for MVKTAFLSVLFFSCLLFASTEKISIGILSGGNPQAVEKESLLLAQKLQNKLGSPIQVYIPKSPEAMVSAIKSKKVDLAILPSAVYVAADREASVKVLLKKTWNNGPFYYATFLTLANSKVKSLKDLKGKKVAFVDENSSSGYLYPRQELESQKINLKEVNTVFSGNHAASIEMLEAGKVDAVAVFADDEKAKVSAWSRFAKNKGKKIRVLWVSEPIPNDPIIVRQDYYDKNAKIVHEIMYNLIETQHESSSDLVEVLGMSALMPATSRQYDSVREVFKAFRKGSEL; via the coding sequence ATGGTAAAAACGGCGTTTTTAAGTGTCCTATTTTTTTCATGTTTGCTATTTGCGAGTACAGAAAAAATTTCTATTGGAATACTGTCTGGTGGTAACCCGCAGGCAGTAGAAAAAGAGTCGTTGTTATTAGCTCAGAAGCTACAAAACAAATTGGGTAGCCCCATTCAAGTTTACATTCCTAAAAGCCCTGAAGCGATGGTGAGCGCCATTAAAAGTAAAAAAGTGGATTTAGCTATTCTTCCATCGGCAGTTTATGTAGCGGCGGATCGTGAAGCCTCAGTTAAGGTTTTGCTGAAAAAAACATGGAATAATGGTCCATTTTATTATGCAACCTTTCTGACTCTGGCGAATTCTAAAGTGAAGTCACTCAAAGACCTAAAAGGTAAAAAAGTCGCATTTGTTGATGAAAATTCATCGTCTGGTTATCTTTATCCTCGCCAAGAGCTAGAGTCGCAAAAAATTAATTTAAAAGAGGTCAACACTGTCTTTTCGGGTAATCATGCGGCTTCCATTGAAATGTTAGAAGCAGGTAAGGTAGATGCTGTCGCCGTTTTTGCCGATGACGAAAAGGCCAAGGTCAGCGCTTGGAGCCGTTTTGCTAAAAACAAAGGTAAAAAAATACGAGTTTTGTGGGTTAGTGAACCAATCCCTAATGATCCGATTATAGTGCGTCAGGACTACTACGATAAGAACGCCAAGATCGTTCATGAAATCATGTATAATTTGATCGAAACACAACATGAGAGTAGCTCTGATTTGGTTGAGGTTTTAGGAATGTCGGCTCTTATGCCGGCAACATCTAGACAGTATGATTCTGTACGTGAAGTGTTTAAAGCTTTTAGAAAAGGGTCAGAGTTATGA
- a CDS encoding FliG C-terminal domain-containing protein, whose protein sequence is MVDRYKKPGGFVQLVQVIETCNAKKREQFMNIIAEENPEWAEALTQKSISFDKIVSWSPEVILEIMASVNQLAFSVALKSLAPEHLETFIQKLSPQDRRKIEMTLQEMNPTPNEIGASVMKVISETRGLLVQGSIKAEKIDPQLVIPDEFEAKLGKSARLEAAALSFEGPSTVVSTAANGAVATAEIEKLQKRLILLSKEVQILKNENQVMKDKLEKIKKIA, encoded by the coding sequence ATGGTAGATCGATATAAAAAACCAGGTGGATTTGTTCAACTCGTTCAGGTAATCGAAACTTGTAATGCGAAAAAGCGTGAGCAGTTTATGAATATCATTGCGGAAGAAAATCCGGAATGGGCTGAAGCGCTAACGCAAAAATCAATTTCATTTGATAAAATTGTAAGTTGGAGTCCAGAGGTGATCTTAGAAATCATGGCCTCGGTGAATCAATTGGCATTCTCTGTCGCATTGAAAAGTTTAGCACCTGAGCATTTAGAAACCTTCATACAAAAACTATCTCCGCAAGATCGTCGTAAAATTGAAATGACTTTACAAGAGATGAATCCAACTCCGAATGAAATTGGAGCGAGTGTTATGAAAGTAATTTCAGAAACTCGTGGATTGCTTGTACAGGGCTCTATAAAGGCTGAAAAGATAGATCCTCAATTGGTGATTCCCGATGAGTTCGAAGCGAAGCTGGGCAAGTCTGCGCGCTTAGAGGCGGCAGCCCTTTCATTCGAGGGACCTTCAACTGTGGTGAGCACGGCGGCTAATGGAGCTGTGGCAACTGCAGAGATAGAAAAGCTTCAGAAAAGACTGATCTTATTATCTAAAGAGGTGCAAATCTTGAAGAATGAGAATCAGGTCATGAAAGATAAACTCGAAAAAATTAAGAAAATTGCCTAA
- a CDS encoding chloride channel protein encodes MEFSKSTQTIYDESSKKISEIKGYFLRLLPFWIAGAITALVATGYAQLFSWAEHLSQKIYDVTGLWFILIPPVFFVLSWVLVEKFAPRANGSGIPQLMVAVDLAEQKQSSVIKSLLGWRIIIVKVLSSILGVIGGGAIGREGPTLQISGSIFHLVNKYWKFSEIQNRSAFLLAGAASGLASAFNTPLGGIVYVVEELAKSHLNSFRTGVLHAVICAGIISQMIMGSYLYLGYPKVAGFSFSQLWQYLVVALFAALIVTLFTQSLKAVVIYRGKLVSFKSKLFFTVTAGFLFSLMVVFISKTGLGPGQETLNRLLFSEQMASLTDIVARFLGSAFTYANGGAGGVFAPILSLGGSVGSFFSSALEFELGPLSVLIGMSAGLAALTHSPLTSFILILEMTDRHRAIFPLMLAAIVGHGVSRWISQQSFYEFVSERILKETSTVVGKNESSD; translated from the coding sequence ATGGAATTTTCAAAAAGCACTCAAACTATCTATGATGAAAGTTCTAAAAAAATTTCTGAAATTAAAGGATACTTTTTACGCTTATTACCTTTTTGGATAGCAGGCGCTATTACTGCACTAGTTGCGACAGGTTATGCGCAGCTTTTTTCTTGGGCCGAGCATCTATCTCAAAAAATTTACGATGTAACAGGTCTTTGGTTTATTTTAATTCCTCCGGTTTTCTTTGTGCTCTCATGGGTACTTGTTGAGAAGTTTGCTCCTCGAGCTAATGGTAGTGGGATTCCGCAGTTAATGGTGGCTGTCGATTTAGCTGAGCAAAAACAATCAAGTGTTATCAAAAGTCTTTTAGGCTGGCGAATTATTATAGTAAAAGTGTTGAGCTCTATTTTAGGAGTTATCGGCGGTGGTGCTATTGGGCGAGAAGGCCCCACCCTTCAAATTTCAGGTTCGATATTTCATCTGGTGAATAAATATTGGAAGTTTTCAGAAATTCAGAATCGTTCGGCATTTCTATTAGCCGGCGCAGCCTCGGGATTAGCCTCTGCATTTAATACTCCACTTGGAGGAATTGTTTATGTGGTGGAAGAACTGGCTAAGTCACATCTCAATTCGTTTCGCACAGGTGTTCTACATGCTGTCATTTGCGCGGGGATTATTTCTCAAATGATTATGGGATCCTATTTATATTTAGGTTATCCCAAGGTTGCAGGTTTTAGTTTTTCACAGCTTTGGCAGTATCTGGTTGTAGCTCTGTTTGCGGCATTGATCGTGACACTCTTTACACAGTCCTTAAAAGCGGTCGTTATTTATCGAGGAAAACTTGTAAGCTTTAAGAGTAAATTATTTTTCACTGTGACGGCAGGATTTCTATTTTCATTAATGGTGGTATTTATTTCTAAGACTGGTTTAGGGCCAGGACAGGAAACGCTAAATAGATTACTTTTTTCTGAGCAGATGGCATCACTTACCGATATTGTTGCTAGATTTCTAGGAAGTGCTTTTACGTATGCGAATGGAGGCGCCGGCGGAGTTTTTGCTCCGATCTTGAGCCTAGGTGGCTCGGTTGGCTCTTTTTTTAGTAGTGCATTGGAATTTGAATTGGGTCCCTTATCTGTTCTTATCGGTATGAGTGCGGGACTGGCTGCATTGACACATTCCCCATTAACCTCGTTTATTTTGATATTAGAAATGACGGATCGTCATCGGGCTATTTTTCCTTTGATGTTAGCGGCTATTGTAGGGCATGGGGTGTCTCGATGGATTTCACAGCAATCATTTTATGAGTTTGTTTCTGAAAGAATCTTAAAAGAGACTTCAACAGTGGTGGGAAAAAATGAAAGTTCTGATTAA
- a CDS encoding ABC transporter permease has translation MKQILTIPILAVLNIREWVRLKFFYIIVFFGILFIAFSHILSALTFSVQERLLYDFGLAGLEIGVLVISSLIGSHSIQREIDRKTLFVILARPIPRSHVVIGAWLSTLGLCLLFSFGFLLSFTLSAEVSGRYYQGLLVAAVSTSLKAAIISSFAIAFSLIVRPILALGATVSYWLLCYSMPDVRFFVSKMEDAALMKVVDVIDLLLPKFYLFNWKSYYYVTNIPAGQDILWAVVHSMAWALTWLVVGILFFRRKEIV, from the coding sequence ATGAAACAAATTTTAACTATTCCTATCCTAGCTGTATTGAATATCCGCGAGTGGGTGCGCTTAAAGTTTTTTTACATTATCGTGTTTTTCGGTATTTTATTTATAGCCTTCAGTCATATCTTGAGCGCTTTAACGTTCTCTGTACAAGAAAGACTCTTGTACGATTTCGGTCTTGCTGGTTTAGAGATTGGGGTACTTGTTATTTCAAGTTTGATTGGATCGCATTCGATTCAACGCGAGATTGATCGTAAAACACTGTTTGTTATTTTAGCTCGTCCTATTCCACGCAGTCATGTGGTCATCGGGGCATGGTTGTCTACTTTGGGGTTATGTCTTCTTTTTTCATTTGGGTTTTTATTGAGTTTTACTCTATCGGCTGAAGTTTCCGGTCGTTATTATCAAGGATTGTTAGTCGCAGCTGTTTCTACCAGTTTAAAAGCCGCGATCATTTCTAGTTTTGCGATTGCCTTCAGTTTGATTGTGCGCCCAATTTTAGCATTGGGAGCCACAGTCAGTTATTGGTTATTGTGTTACTCAATGCCTGATGTTCGATTTTTCGTTTCTAAAATGGAAGATGCCGCTTTAATGAAAGTGGTGGATGTCATTGATTTATTACTTCCTAAATTTTACCTTTTCAATTGGAAGTCCTATTACTACGTTACGAATATTCCAGCGGGCCAAGATATTTTGTGGGCGGTCGTTCACAGTATGGCTTGGGCTTTAACGTGGCTTGTTGTGGGTATTTTATTTTTCCGAAGGAAAGAAATTGTTTAA
- a CDS encoding pilus assembly protein PilP, whose amino-acid sequence MKNWFFVSLLMCLSMLSIGTAAWAQGQTQLTPAEAEALKQQVLQLQQQQGTTQSVPIPVTDANAAVGTAPAAPVPPADPNLITNSRDLDKKVATRVKDPFMLPNHLYVKIKKKLGNAEGAEGFVDESVEPQRRWAIRHYKLVGIIWNVSQPKAMITDKDNTLHMFLVKDKIGNNEGQITAIRDGEVVINEKGSEIRLKLSN is encoded by the coding sequence ATGAAGAACTGGTTTTTTGTTTCTTTATTGATGTGTTTAAGCATGCTTTCTATAGGGACAGCGGCTTGGGCTCAAGGGCAAACTCAGCTCACTCCAGCTGAAGCTGAGGCTTTGAAGCAGCAGGTGCTACAGCTGCAGCAGCAACAGGGAACGACTCAATCTGTACCTATTCCTGTAACGGATGCCAATGCAGCGGTGGGAACAGCTCCAGCGGCTCCTGTACCACCAGCCGATCCTAATCTTATTACGAATTCGCGTGACTTGGATAAGAAGGTAGCGACGCGTGTAAAAGACCCTTTTATGTTGCCGAACCATCTGTATGTCAAAATTAAGAAGAAACTGGGTAATGCAGAGGGAGCAGAAGGCTTTGTTGATGAAAGTGTTGAACCACAAAGGCGCTGGGCTATTCGTCATTATAAATTAGTGGGTATTATCTGGAATGTCAGTCAGCCTAAAGCCATGATTACAGATAAAGACAATACTCTGCATATGTTTTTGGTTAAAGATAAAATAGGAAATAATGAGGGCCAGATTACGGCTATTCGAGACGGAGAAGTTGTCATTAATGAAAAGGGCAGCGAGATACGTTTGAAACTAAGCAATTAG
- a CDS encoding PilN domain-containing protein, with translation MIKINLLNTYKEAAGGSSAGASGNIVLSDDDEKKKILTEFAKRALVVIIGPLALYIYEMQTLPELQREMNTLNARLAEMQEFNNSKQDLANEIKKYEQEQEQFNAQMDFINKITRDKVNEYKLFQHLKDSTPENVWINKLELMDNLLTITAESDDSKEIEKFIQRLSNADFISNLVPLSQTNKKDFYNTGVDTTVFTVRAQMNSDAAGGAP, from the coding sequence ATGATCAAGATCAACCTACTCAACACCTATAAAGAGGCAGCGGGTGGATCGTCAGCGGGGGCGTCAGGTAATATCGTATTATCTGATGATGACGAGAAAAAAAAGATTCTGACCGAGTTTGCCAAAAGGGCATTAGTCGTTATCATTGGTCCACTAGCGTTGTATATTTATGAAATGCAAACTCTTCCCGAGTTGCAACGAGAAATGAACACGTTGAATGCTCGTTTAGCAGAAATGCAAGAGTTCAATAACAGCAAGCAAGATTTAGCTAATGAAATCAAAAAGTACGAGCAGGAACAAGAACAGTTCAATGCTCAAATGGATTTTATTAACAAAATCACGCGTGATAAAGTTAATGAATATAAGCTTTTCCAACATTTAAAAGACTCTACTCCTGAAAATGTATGGATTAATAAGTTAGAGCTAATGGATAATCTTCTGACGATTACAGCTGAAAGCGATGATTCCAAAGAGATCGAAAAGTTTATCCAACGTCTTTCGAATGCAGATTTTATTTCAAACTTGGTTCCTTTAAGTCAGACCAATAAAAAAGACTTTTACAATACCGGTGTAGATACAACTGTATTTACAGTACGAGCCCAAATGAACTCTGATGCAGCAGGAGGGGCTCCTTAA
- a CDS encoding prepilin peptidase yields MFNFDWLTASIGFLFGACLGSFANVIIYRWPQGLSLLGRSYCYNCKNTVAWYHNIPIFSYFWLRGRCARCKAPFSIRYPLVEFLMGALFFAVIAYYGVSWLTLEYLVLVFGLVTASFIDLDHMILPDEITLGGLALALIGAALNPEREFLDALWGCLFGGGILWLVAYVYYAFTGREGLGGGDIKLLAWLGALLGWKAIPFIILSSSIVGSVVGLLASRKTEDGLRTMIPFGPFLAMGALLYILGLRSVGVWYVQLFFPDI; encoded by the coding sequence TTGTTTAATTTTGATTGGTTAACCGCTTCAATAGGTTTTTTATTTGGTGCGTGTCTTGGTAGTTTTGCAAACGTCATCATTTATCGCTGGCCGCAGGGATTATCCCTTTTAGGTCGTAGTTACTGCTATAATTGTAAAAACACAGTGGCGTGGTATCACAATATACCTATTTTTTCTTATTTCTGGCTGAGAGGCCGCTGCGCTCGCTGTAAAGCTCCATTTTCTATCCGTTACCCTCTGGTTGAGTTTCTTATGGGAGCCTTATTCTTTGCTGTGATTGCTTATTACGGCGTAAGCTGGCTGACCCTTGAATATCTTGTTTTGGTTTTTGGTTTAGTGACCGCCAGCTTTATTGATTTAGATCACATGATTTTACCGGACGAGATCACCTTAGGGGGATTAGCTCTGGCTTTAATCGGTGCCGCTCTTAACCCTGAACGGGAATTTTTAGATGCCCTCTGGGGTTGCCTTTTCGGAGGCGGAATTCTGTGGTTGGTGGCCTATGTGTACTATGCTTTCACAGGGCGTGAAGGTTTAGGTGGCGGGGATATTAAGCTTCTCGCATGGTTGGGCGCTCTTTTGGGGTGGAAGGCGATTCCTTTTATTATCTTAAGTTCTTCAATTGTCGGTTCGGTGGTGGGGCTTCTGGCTTCGCGAAAAACGGAAGATGGTCTTAGAACCATGATTCCATTCGGGCCTTTCTTAGCTATGGGCGCTCTTTTGTACATTCTCGGACTAAGGTCCGTAGGTGTTTGGTATGTACAGCTCTTTTTCCCCGATATCTAG
- the pilQ gene encoding type IV pilus secretin PilQ codes for MAKKILSVLMVATFIFTSCTSHRKVEVDDEFAVDSDSSTGADFGNDLSLDDLNFEGSSGSSPTAGSSGNIDQDLEDELNSLSASTSSPSAPVADPNELTLDDEFLDAPPPPVATAPPPAPEPPVFEEPPAPVFEPPVAVTPEPPVFEEPPLEPTPAPIVPSKPASINNVAYKANANGGTIEIGADQPLQYTTRMNSATNQLVVEVENSVIPNKLKRSLNTKDMASSIGSVDIYQNAGSNVARFVVQLRPGAEEPFIQTEGNSLLIIGSSTGGAMQTNNGAPAPYVGDSTVVAGAQPSNGTDITADGIMSSDSLEEFLISNNKFYGKKISIETNKMNVRDAFRFLADESGVNIIMDDAITGDVSLKLRDVPWDQAFILILKSKQLGFKRQGNVLRIARLDDIKKDEDEAIKMLEKRKNNAPLIVRRFFIGYANIEELEKKITQFLTTTRNLANAGAGAAAAQASAVENAGKIIADKRTNSLIVTDTEENMTRIEKLVAALDTQPPQVLIEGKVVEAKEEFTRGLGITWDSTPETTTGANRSKISITPQLDSGFAILDSQFSWGQLDILGSLTARLQLGEREDKVRVLSSPRISVLSNERATIAQTAGILIPRVQTDSNTGNVSTTFEVVQVGVNLNVTPQVSNEGTVTLDMDIERSFLARVDAQAPDKRNAKTKVIVKSGETAVIGGIFESESRDGTSGVPGLQNIPILGRLFRNDREGKSKNELVIFVTPTILKPVAGSEPRTGSF; via the coding sequence ATGGCAAAAAAAATATTGAGTGTGTTGATGGTCGCAACATTCATATTTACCTCGTGTACATCTCACCGCAAAGTTGAAGTGGACGATGAGTTCGCTGTAGATTCTGATTCATCAACAGGTGCAGATTTCGGTAATGATCTTTCTTTAGATGATTTGAACTTTGAAGGATCATCAGGTTCAAGCCCAACAGCGGGATCTTCAGGTAATATTGATCAAGACTTAGAAGATGAGTTAAATAGTCTAAGTGCGAGCACTTCCTCTCCATCAGCTCCGGTAGCAGATCCTAACGAGTTGACTTTAGATGACGAGTTTTTAGATGCACCTCCACCTCCTGTGGCAACGGCTCCGCCACCAGCGCCGGAACCACCAGTATTTGAAGAGCCGCCAGCTCCCGTATTTGAGCCTCCAGTAGCAGTGACTCCAGAACCGCCGGTATTTGAAGAGCCACCACTAGAGCCAACGCCCGCACCAATTGTTCCTAGTAAGCCTGCAAGCATCAATAATGTGGCCTACAAAGCAAATGCGAATGGTGGAACCATTGAAATTGGCGCAGATCAGCCTTTGCAATACACGACACGTATGAACTCTGCGACCAATCAGTTGGTTGTCGAAGTTGAAAACTCTGTGATTCCAAATAAATTGAAGCGTTCTTTGAACACTAAGGATATGGCTTCTTCTATTGGATCAGTAGATATCTATCAAAATGCGGGCTCTAATGTGGCTCGTTTCGTAGTACAGCTTCGCCCGGGAGCTGAGGAACCATTCATTCAGACAGAAGGAAATAGTCTTTTGATCATTGGTTCTTCTACTGGTGGGGCTATGCAGACTAATAATGGAGCTCCAGCTCCTTATGTTGGGGACTCAACGGTTGTTGCAGGGGCTCAGCCTTCAAATGGAACTGATATTACTGCAGATGGTATTATGAGCTCAGATAGCCTAGAAGAGTTCTTGATCAGTAATAATAAGTTCTATGGTAAGAAAATCTCGATCGAAACTAATAAAATGAATGTTCGCGATGCTTTCCGCTTTTTAGCGGATGAAAGCGGCGTGAATATCATCATGGACGACGCTATTACTGGAGATGTTTCTTTAAAGCTAAGGGATGTTCCTTGGGATCAAGCCTTTATCCTTATCTTGAAGTCTAAACAATTAGGGTTTAAACGCCAGGGGAATGTATTAAGAATCGCCCGTTTGGACGATATTAAAAAAGATGAAGACGAAGCCATTAAGATGCTCGAGAAACGTAAAAATAACGCTCCGTTGATCGTTAGACGTTTCTTTATCGGGTATGCAAATATCGAAGAGCTTGAAAAGAAAATCACACAATTCTTAACGACGACTAGAAACTTGGCCAACGCAGGCGCTGGTGCTGCCGCAGCACAGGCCTCAGCAGTTGAAAATGCTGGAAAGATTATTGCTGACAAGCGAACTAATTCTTTGATCGTGACGGATACAGAAGAGAATATGACTCGTATTGAAAAGCTAGTGGCGGCATTAGATACGCAGCCTCCTCAGGTGCTCATTGAAGGTAAGGTCGTAGAAGCTAAAGAAGAATTTACCAGAGGTCTTGGGATCACTTGGGACAGTACTCCTGAAACGACTACGGGCGCTAACAGATCAAAAATTAGTATTACGCCTCAGTTAGATTCTGGGTTTGCGATTTTAGATTCCCAGTTCTCTTGGGGACAATTGGATATTCTGGGTTCGTTGACGGCTCGATTACAATTAGGTGAAAGGGAAGATAAGGTTCGCGTCTTGTCTTCACCTCGAATTTCAGTCCTTTCAAATGAAAGAGCCACTATCGCGCAGACGGCAGGTATTCTGATTCCACGAGTTCAAACGGATTCAAATACTGGAAACGTGAGCACTACATTTGAGGTGGTACAAGTAGGGGTGAACCTGAATGTAACTCCGCAGGTATCTAATGAGGGTACTGTGACATTGGATATGGACATTGAGCGTTCCTTCCTAGCGCGAGTCGATGCTCAGGCGCCGGATAAACGAAATGCTAAAACTAAAGTAATCGTTAAAAGTGGTGAAACGGCTGTTATCGGGGGAATCTTTGAATCGGAAAGCCGTGATGGTACTTCCGGAGTTCCTGGATTACAGAATATTCCTATTCTAGGGCGTTTATTCAGAAATGACAGGGAAGGTAAGTCGAAGAATGAATTGGTGATCTTCGTGACACCAACGATTTTAAAGCCAGTAGCAGGCTCAGAACCACGAACGGGTAGCTTCTAG
- a CDS encoding cupin domain-containing protein, protein MKITRWTAEIPPSKNILIQLIQAEGLDYSEIEIKSGLKLTNNRTQLREFIQIVSGELIFNLSGTQFALRAGDKLELPPNTLYSYSNLKNESCLFLNSKTI, encoded by the coding sequence ATGAAAATCACCAGATGGACCGCAGAAATCCCACCAAGTAAGAACATTTTGATACAGTTGATACAAGCAGAGGGTTTAGACTACTCCGAGATTGAAATAAAATCCGGTTTGAAACTGACTAATAATAGAACGCAATTAAGAGAATTCATTCAAATCGTATCCGGAGAATTAATTTTCAACTTATCTGGAACTCAATTCGCATTAAGAGCAGGAGATAAACTCGAACTGCCGCCGAATACACTTTATTCTTACAGCAATCTTAAAAATGAATCCTGCTTATTCTTAAATTCTAAAACGATTTAA